A genomic region of Candidatus Limnocylindrales bacterium contains the following coding sequences:
- a CDS encoding zinc-binding dehydrogenase, with translation MKAIVIHEHGGLDKLKYEEVDKPKISPKEVLIQVKASSLNHLDIFVRNGIPGIKIPLPHILGSDCSGIVAEVGSEVRRVKVGDRVTVNPGRWCGRCEFCVAGEQSLCPYFQIMGEHVDGAWAEFVKVPEESVYPIPEGLSFEEAAAFPLVFLTAWRMLITRAALKPGETVLIIGIGGGVAMAAMQIAKYAGAKVIVTSGSQEKLQKALSLGADVGINHREQDFAAEIAKLTGKRGVDVVVDSVGADTWQKCILSLAKGGRLVTCGATSGPNPKEDLLRIFWKQLSILGSTMGNQREFNELLRAFDTGRLKPIIDQVYPLAEAAKALQRLEEQAQFGKIVLTVS, from the coding sequence TTGAAAGCCATTGTCATCCATGAGCATGGAGGTCTTGATAAGCTCAAATATGAAGAGGTAGATAAACCCAAAATATCTCCCAAAGAGGTTTTAATTCAGGTAAAGGCTTCTTCTCTGAATCACCTGGATATTTTTGTTCGCAACGGAATTCCTGGGATTAAAATCCCTCTTCCCCATATTCTGGGATCCGATTGCTCCGGCATAGTGGCCGAAGTAGGTTCAGAAGTTCGGCGGGTCAAGGTGGGGGATAGGGTAACTGTTAATCCGGGACGATGGTGCGGGCGTTGTGAGTTTTGTGTTGCAGGAGAACAAAGCCTCTGCCCGTATTTTCAGATCATGGGAGAACATGTGGATGGGGCCTGGGCCGAGTTTGTTAAGGTTCCAGAAGAAAGTGTATACCCCATCCCGGAGGGCTTATCCTTCGAGGAAGCTGCCGCTTTCCCACTGGTGTTTTTAACGGCCTGGCGAATGCTGATTACCCGAGCTGCTTTGAAACCTGGAGAAACGGTGTTAATTATTGGAATTGGGGGTGGGGTAGCGATGGCCGCTATGCAAATCGCCAAATATGCCGGAGCTAAGGTGATCGTAACTTCGGGTAGCCAGGAAAAGTTGCAAAAAGCCCTGAGTCTGGGAGCTGATGTAGGGATCAATCATCGGGAGCAGGATTTTGCAGCCGAAATTGCCAAACTGACCGGGAAAAGGGGTGTGGATGTTGTTGTGGATAGTGTAGGTGCCGATACCTGGCAGAAGTGTATCTTGAGCCTGGCAAAGGGAGGACGGTTGGTAACCTGCGGGGCAACTTCCGGACCCAACCCCAAAGAGGATCTCCTTCGGATTTTCTGGAAACAACTCTCCATACTCGGTTCGACCATGGGAAATCAACGGGAGTTTAATGAACTCTTGCGTGCCTTTGATACCGGTCGACTCAAACCCATCATCGATCAGGTCTATCCCCTTGCAGAAGCTGCAAAAGCGCTCCAAAGGTTGGAAGAGCAGGCTCAGTTTGGAAAGATTGTGTTAACGGTATCATAA
- a CDS encoding ornithine cyclodeaminase family protein: MVLFLRETDIHQLLTMEDTLPIVEEVFRQQGLGTAINRPRFRVRLPEGVLHIMPAATPVFKSLGFKAYTTFRGGARFLFFLYHSDTGELLAIMEANRLGQMRTGAATGIATKYMARPEARTVGIFGAGWQAQTQLLAVCAVRKIQTVKVYSRTPETRRTFSQEMASRLKVNVQPVDSPEEVVRGSDIIITITSAREPVFKGEWLEPGVHLNVAGSNSAIRREVDDETIRRSDFIVVDSKEDGMIESGDLIIPIEKGILHWGQVRELGDIVAGYMPGRRTPEEITLFKSNGLAIEDVAVAVKLYELAKAKGVGMELPI, translated from the coding sequence ATGGTCTTATTTCTCCGAGAAACAGATATTCACCAGCTTTTAACCATGGAAGACACACTGCCTATTGTGGAAGAGGTATTCCGACAACAGGGTCTCGGTACCGCTATCAATCGACCTCGATTTCGAGTTCGCCTCCCTGAGGGGGTTCTTCACATTATGCCGGCAGCTACACCGGTTTTTAAATCCCTGGGGTTTAAAGCTTATACCACCTTTCGGGGAGGAGCCAGGTTTTTATTTTTCCTCTACCACTCCGATACGGGAGAGCTGTTGGCCATCATGGAAGCTAATCGCCTGGGTCAGATGCGAACCGGTGCTGCGACCGGGATTGCCACAAAATATATGGCCCGTCCAGAAGCTCGTACGGTAGGTATATTCGGGGCAGGATGGCAGGCCCAGACACAACTCCTGGCAGTTTGCGCCGTCCGAAAGATTCAAACGGTTAAAGTTTACAGTCGTACTCCTGAGACCCGTCGTACCTTCTCTCAGGAAATGGCTTCCCGGCTTAAAGTCAACGTACAACCGGTAGATTCTCCAGAAGAAGTCGTCCGGGGATCTGATATTATCATCACCATCACATCAGCGCGAGAACCGGTTTTTAAGGGAGAATGGCTGGAGCCGGGCGTTCATCTTAATGTGGCAGGCTCTAATTCGGCCATCCGACGTGAAGTAGATGATGAGACCATCCGGCGAAGCGATTTCATCGTGGTCGATTCTAAGGAAGATGGTATGATAGAATCTGGAGATCTGATTATCCCCATAGAAAAGGGAATTCTCCACTGGGGCCAGGTTCGCGAATTGGGAGACATCGTGGCCGGATATATGCCGGGTCGTCGGACTCCTGAAGAAATCACCCTATTCAAATCCAATGGCCTGGCCATTGAAGATGTTGCCGTTGCAGTCAAGCTCTATGAGCTGGCAAAGGCCAAAGGTGTTGGAATGGAATTGCCTATCTAA
- a CDS encoding Ppx/GppA phosphatase family protein produces MTHRSMTKLASIDVGTNSVLLLIAEVDPQGKITPLHDEARITRLGEGFGKDKILKPEAMERTFEVLKKYVDLARSYKVSEIRAVGTSALRDAENREVFLNRVKSELDLSIEVISGEREAWLTYRACVLAFPKLTGKTLMLDIGGGSTEFIFGDREHLEQMVSLNIGSVRATEMFLHSDPIGEREFQNLYSYLQDKIRPVLNPHKKNLSCLIGVAGTVTTLAAMDLEMVHYDPSLIHGFRLTRGRLNQLLDKMKKMTLVERKKLPGLDPGRADVIVAGGLILKVVLEETGLEEVIVSDWGIRHGLLESKI; encoded by the coding sequence ATGACCCACAGATCCATGACGAAACTGGCCAGTATCGACGTTGGGACCAATTCGGTCCTTCTGCTTATTGCTGAGGTGGATCCGCAGGGGAAAATAACCCCTTTGCACGATGAAGCCCGCATTACCCGCCTGGGAGAAGGATTTGGAAAGGATAAAATTCTCAAACCTGAAGCTATGGAGCGGACTTTTGAAGTCTTAAAGAAATATGTGGATCTCGCCAGAAGTTATAAAGTCTCGGAGATTAGAGCTGTCGGTACCAGCGCCTTGCGCGATGCAGAAAACAGAGAAGTTTTTCTGAACCGGGTAAAAAGTGAACTGGATTTATCCATTGAAGTTATCTCCGGGGAGAGGGAAGCCTGGCTGACTTACAGGGCCTGTGTGCTGGCCTTTCCAAAGTTGACCGGAAAAACCCTCATGCTGGACATAGGAGGGGGCAGTACCGAGTTTATCTTCGGAGATCGGGAGCACCTGGAGCAGATGGTTAGTTTAAATATCGGGAGTGTCCGGGCTACGGAAATGTTCCTCCACAGCGATCCCATCGGGGAAAGGGAATTTCAGAATCTCTACAGTTATTTACAGGATAAAATCCGGCCCGTCCTTAATCCCCACAAAAAAAACCTTTCTTGCCTGATAGGTGTTGCTGGAACCGTCACCACCCTGGCCGCTATGGATCTTGAAATGGTTCACTATGACCCCTCCCTCATCCACGGCTTCCGTTTGACCCGAGGACGATTGAATCAACTCCTGGATAAGATGAAAAAAATGACCCTGGTAGAAAGAAAAAAACTCCCCGGTTTGGATCCCGGGCGGGCCGATGTTATTGTAGCCGGAGGGTTAATTCTCAAAGTCGTTTTGGAGGAAACCGGGTTGGAAGAAGTTATCGTAAGCGATTGGGGAATCCGGCATGGTTTATTAGAGAGCAAAATTTGA
- a CDS encoding peroxiredoxin, whose product MSLQLGAPVPDFEAISTHGPIKLSNYKGQWVLLFSHPADFTPVCTTEFIEFAKRYDEFKKRGVVLIGNSVDSIYSHIAWTRNIEEKMGVKIPFPVIADLDQKVAKLYGMVHEPTSVTATVRCVFFIDPNQILRAMIYYPLTTGRNMDEILRVIDSLQAVDKYGVATPANWQPGDPVIVPAPQTTELAEKRLQDQSVEAKDWYFSLKRI is encoded by the coding sequence ATGTCTTTGCAGTTAGGAGCCCCCGTTCCAGATTTTGAAGCGATCAGTACCCATGGTCCCATCAAATTGTCCAATTATAAAGGACAGTGGGTTCTTCTCTTTTCACATCCTGCCGATTTCACACCGGTCTGCACCACGGAATTTATTGAATTCGCCAAGAGATATGATGAATTCAAAAAACGTGGGGTCGTGCTGATCGGTAATAGCGTAGATAGCATCTATTCCCATATTGCCTGGACCCGAAATATCGAAGAAAAAATGGGTGTAAAAATTCCATTCCCTGTTATCGCGGATCTGGATCAAAAAGTAGCGAAGCTCTACGGTATGGTCCATGAACCCACCAGTGTTACGGCGACGGTCCGATGTGTATTCTTCATTGATCCCAATCAGATTTTACGGGCGATGATTTATTATCCCTTAACAACCGGACGTAACATGGACGAGATTTTACGGGTCATTGACTCCTTGCAGGCGGTAGATAAGTACGGGGTTGCTACTCCTGCAAATTGGCAACCGGGTGATCCTGTCATTGTTCCGGCTCCTCAAACTACTGAGCTGGCCGAAAAGCGATTGCAAGACCAAAGCGTTGAAGCCAAAGACTGGTACTTTAGCTTGAAGAGAATTTAA